A window of the Rhodoluna limnophila genome harbors these coding sequences:
- the miaB gene encoding tRNA (N6-isopentenyl adenosine(37)-C2)-methylthiotransferase MiaB, whose product MTNATRTYEVRTYGCQMNVHDSERLTGLLEGAGYAPVESGLADIIVFNTCAVRENADNKLYGNLGMLGEIKRETPGMQIAVGGCLAQKDRDTIIKRAPWVDVVFGTHNIGSLPALLERARHNQEAQVEILEALETFPSDLPTKRDSTYAGWVSISVGCNNTCTFCIVPSLRGKEKDRRPGDVLAEVQALVDDGAVEVTLLGQNVNTYGVEFGDKGAFAKLLRACGEIKGLERVRFTSPHPAAFTDDVIEAMAETPNVMPSLHMPLQSGSDKVLKDMRRSYRSDKYLGIIERVRNLIPDAAITTDIIVGFPGETEEDFQETMRVVAESRFSASYTFQYSKRPGTPAADLPDQLPKAVVQERYERLMALVNDVALKENQLQIGRTVEILVANNEGRKDEATNRMSGRARDNRLVHFEIPEGAERPRPGDMITARITGAAPYHLLADDLSAYSVRRTTAGDAWDRAEAASCSVPATSSGGAAQSVSLGLPTLKKPE is encoded by the coding sequence ATGACAAATGCAACCCGCACCTACGAAGTGCGCACCTACGGCTGCCAGATGAACGTTCACGATTCTGAGCGTCTAACTGGACTTCTTGAGGGCGCTGGCTATGCGCCAGTCGAGTCTGGTTTGGCCGACATCATCGTTTTCAACACGTGCGCCGTGCGTGAAAATGCAGATAACAAGCTGTATGGCAATTTGGGAATGCTCGGCGAAATTAAGCGTGAAACCCCAGGCATGCAAATTGCCGTGGGTGGTTGTCTGGCTCAAAAAGACCGCGACACCATAATCAAGCGCGCGCCATGGGTTGACGTCGTATTCGGAACCCACAACATCGGCTCTCTTCCGGCGCTACTCGAGCGAGCCCGCCACAACCAAGAGGCCCAGGTCGAAATCCTTGAGGCACTGGAAACTTTTCCAAGCGATTTGCCAACCAAGCGAGACTCAACCTACGCGGGCTGGGTTTCGATCTCGGTGGGTTGTAATAACACCTGCACCTTCTGCATCGTTCCGAGCCTCCGAGGCAAAGAGAAAGACCGCCGTCCTGGCGATGTCCTTGCCGAGGTTCAAGCCCTGGTAGATGACGGTGCCGTCGAGGTCACTCTTCTCGGCCAGAACGTAAACACCTATGGTGTTGAGTTTGGAGACAAGGGGGCGTTTGCCAAGTTGTTGCGCGCCTGCGGCGAGATCAAGGGCCTTGAGCGCGTGCGTTTTACCAGCCCCCATCCTGCAGCCTTCACCGATGACGTCATCGAGGCTATGGCTGAGACCCCTAACGTCATGCCATCGCTTCACATGCCACTGCAGTCTGGCAGCGATAAGGTCCTCAAGGACATGCGTCGTAGCTATCGCAGCGATAAGTACCTTGGCATCATTGAGCGAGTTCGTAATTTGATTCCCGATGCTGCCATCACAACCGACATCATCGTCGGATTTCCAGGCGAGACCGAAGAAGACTTCCAAGAAACCATGCGGGTGGTAGCGGAGTCTCGCTTCAGTGCGTCATACACGTTCCAATACTCCAAGCGCCCTGGTACTCCAGCCGCCGATCTTCCTGACCAATTGCCTAAGGCAGTTGTGCAGGAGCGATACGAGCGCCTGATGGCCTTGGTGAATGATGTGGCGTTGAAAGAAAATCAACTCCAAATTGGTCGAACCGTTGAAATCTTGGTTGCCAACAACGAGGGTCGTAAGGATGAAGCCACTAACCGAATGAGCGGTCGTGCCCGGGATAATCGTCTGGTGCACTTTGAGATTCCTGAGGGTGCCGAGCGTCCACGTCCTGGCGACATGATTACAGCACGCATCACGGGCGCTGCTCCTTACCACCTGCTAGCTGACGACCTAAGTGCCTACAGCGTCAGACGGACAACTGCGGGCGATGCCTGGGACCGAGCTGAGGCTGCGAGCTGTTCCGTTCCGGCTACCTCCAGTGGCGGCGCTGCCCAGTCGGTTTCACTAGGCTTACCAACTCTAAAAAAGCCGGAATGA
- the miaA gene encoding tRNA (adenosine(37)-N6)-dimethylallyltransferase MiaA, with protein sequence MKPKLIAVVGPTGSGKSNLAIEIAKHVLSHGGRAEIINADSMQFYRGMDIGTAKLSVEERQGITHHLFDWLEITDESTAAEYQTVARPLIEELQAEGVVPILVGGSMLYVAAVLNNFEFPARDAQLRAQLEADLELVGPHELHRRLAAIDPVAAGRITPENGRRTVRALEIVTLTGQPFAAALPDEIVDWQPVLEIGTNGPREDLRARLEARVHQMWANGLLNEVERLIPLGVRNGKTSSRAIGYAQALNQIDGLMSEEEAIADTVRLTQKYARRQMSWFRRDRRINWLDYQDVQFQSKALQLVTNWLDL encoded by the coding sequence ATGAAGCCCAAACTTATTGCTGTAGTTGGTCCTACCGGAAGCGGCAAGTCTAACCTCGCGATTGAAATTGCTAAACATGTTTTGTCCCACGGGGGCCGAGCAGAGATTATCAACGCTGATTCAATGCAGTTTTATCGAGGCATGGACATTGGTACTGCAAAACTTTCCGTCGAGGAACGTCAAGGAATCACTCACCACCTCTTTGACTGGCTTGAGATCACGGATGAGTCCACCGCAGCCGAGTATCAAACCGTAGCGCGGCCACTAATCGAGGAGCTTCAGGCCGAGGGTGTGGTTCCTATTTTGGTTGGTGGTTCAATGCTTTACGTTGCCGCCGTTTTGAATAATTTTGAGTTTCCGGCCCGCGATGCACAGCTTAGGGCCCAACTAGAGGCCGATCTTGAGCTTGTCGGTCCGCACGAGTTGCATCGAAGGCTGGCTGCTATTGATCCGGTGGCTGCCGGAAGAATCACCCCAGAAAACGGCCGCCGAACTGTGCGTGCCCTTGAGATCGTCACACTTACTGGCCAGCCGTTTGCGGCGGCATTACCCGATGAGATTGTCGACTGGCAGCCTGTGCTCGAGATAGGCACCAATGGGCCGCGAGAGGACCTCAGGGCGCGGCTGGAGGCCCGAGTGCACCAAATGTGGGCAAACGGTTTGCTGAACGAGGTTGAGCGTCTTATTCCGCTAGGAGTTCGAAACGGAAAAACATCATCCAGGGCCATTGGCTACGCGCAGGCGCTAAACCAAATTGATGGCTTGATGAGTGAAGAAGAGGCAATCGCCGACACCGTGCGTTTGACCCAAAAATATGCCCGCCGCCAGATGTCTTGGTTCCGTCGTGATCGACGAATCAACTGGCTTGATTACCAAGACGTTCAGTTTCAGAGCAAGGCCCTGCAGCTGGTTACCAATTGGCTTGACCTTTAG
- the dapF gene encoding diaminopimelate epimerase, translating to MANLINFTKGHGTGNDFVLFLDSDGEIKLTAAQIAKICDRHFGIGADGLIRVIKSEALPEGAAVLDEEPNATWFMDYYNADGSTAEMCGNGTRVFARYLTEKGLIELHDGETLSIGTRAGVKDLQRNMAGFAIDMGRWKLEGESLVKASNLEVSRPGLGINLGNPHVVVALAEPEELANLDLTRKPAIEPEPVKGANVEFVVPSDPMVKDGVGSIQMRVYERGVGETLSCGTGIVAAALATRHWAGAGAPNQWTVRVPGGTLGVRMFAAEDGEHVGLSGAAELVYDGQIDISIL from the coding sequence ATGGCTAATTTGATAAATTTCACCAAAGGGCACGGCACCGGCAACGACTTTGTGCTGTTTCTCGACTCTGATGGAGAGATCAAACTCACTGCTGCGCAGATTGCCAAGATTTGTGATCGCCACTTCGGCATTGGAGCCGACGGTCTAATCCGCGTGATTAAGTCCGAGGCGCTACCCGAAGGTGCCGCCGTGCTTGATGAAGAGCCAAATGCCACCTGGTTCATGGATTACTACAACGCAGATGGCTCGACTGCGGAAATGTGCGGCAACGGAACCCGTGTCTTTGCTCGGTATCTGACCGAAAAGGGCTTGATTGAACTTCACGATGGTGAAACCTTGTCTATCGGCACGCGCGCAGGAGTTAAAGATCTGCAGCGCAACATGGCTGGCTTTGCTATCGACATGGGTCGCTGGAAGCTCGAGGGGGAGAGCCTGGTCAAGGCCTCAAACCTGGAGGTATCGCGCCCAGGTCTGGGGATCAATCTCGGAAACCCACACGTTGTCGTAGCGCTAGCCGAGCCGGAGGAGCTTGCCAATCTGGATCTAACTCGCAAGCCTGCAATTGAGCCGGAACCTGTCAAGGGCGCGAACGTGGAATTTGTTGTTCCATCTGACCCAATGGTCAAAGATGGGGTTGGCAGCATCCAGATGCGCGTTTACGAGCGTGGCGTTGGTGAAACGCTGTCTTGTGGAACCGGGATTGTGGCGGCCGCTTTGGCTACTCGTCACTGGGCCGGCGCAGGTGCTCCGAATCAGTGGACAGTACGGGTGCCCGGCGGAACTTTGGGTGTGCGCATGTTCGCAGCCGAAGACGGCGAGCACGTTGGTCTCAGCGGTGCCGCTGAACTGGTTTATGACGGCCAGATCGACATCAGCATTCTTTAG
- a CDS encoding class I SAM-dependent methyltransferase, with protein sequence MASEHYFSETPGSNFKPKQIQVTIDGRAVTVTTAGGIFSPDHIDQGTQILLQHLDEAPPSGNILDIGCGWGPIALSLAVRSPKATIWAVDVNERSLELTAANAAKLGLTNINTCKPEDVPKDLAFSAIWSNPPIRVGKDALHEILLTWLPRLSAGAEGYLVVQKNLGADSLHRWLEVELPEGFSTIRVETAKSFRVLRVKNRA encoded by the coding sequence ATGGCTTCTGAACACTACTTTTCGGAAACCCCAGGCAGCAATTTCAAGCCCAAGCAAATTCAGGTAACCATTGATGGTCGCGCGGTAACGGTGACCACTGCAGGTGGTATTTTCAGCCCAGACCACATCGATCAGGGTACGCAAATACTGTTACAGCACTTGGATGAAGCTCCGCCGAGCGGAAACATTCTTGACATTGGTTGCGGTTGGGGGCCGATTGCCCTATCGCTTGCGGTTCGCTCACCCAAAGCCACAATCTGGGCGGTGGACGTCAACGAGCGTTCATTGGAACTCACTGCGGCCAACGCCGCCAAACTTGGTCTTACCAACATCAACACTTGCAAGCCAGAGGACGTGCCGAAGGATCTCGCCTTCAGTGCCATCTGGTCAAACCCTCCAATTCGGGTTGGCAAGGATGCCCTTCACGAGATCTTGCTGACCTGGCTGCCACGTTTGAGCGCTGGTGCCGAGGGATACCTCGTGGTTCAAAAGAATTTGGGTGCTGATTCACTGCACCGATGGCTTGAGGTGGAACTACCCGAAGGCTTCTCGACTATCCGAGTCGAAACAGCCAAATCATTCAGAGTTTTGCGGGTCAAGAACCGCGCTTAG
- the hflX gene encoding GTPase HflX yields the protein MRRGERAAALGAEETHNFNSYDGDQSEREDRSALRRVAGLSTELEDITDVEYRQLRLEKVILIGLWGENTLLDAENSLRELAALAETAGATVLDGLLQRRAHPDPATYLGKGKAQELKQLVAAAGADTVIADTELAPSQRRALEDVVNAKVIDRTAVILDIFAQHAKSREGKAQVELAQLEYLLPRLRGWGESMSRQAGGQAAGGVGMGSRGPGETKIELDRRRINTRMAKLRKQIIAMKPARETKRANRKKNAVPAVAIAGYTNAGKSSLLNRMTQAGVLVQNALFATLDPTVRKAKTPDGRDFTFADTVGFVRNLPHQLVEAFRSTLEEIADSDLIVHVVDASHPDPAGQIATVRDVIGEVGARGIPELIVFNKIDLADETQRMALRGMEPASIGVSARTGEGIEELMQVIADLLPEPNVEIAVLIPYNRGDLVSKLHLNSRIMMLDYREGGTFVRAMVKPETAAELADYRLVI from the coding sequence CTGCGCCGCGGTGAGCGTGCGGCTGCGCTGGGTGCCGAAGAGACCCACAATTTCAATTCTTATGACGGCGATCAGTCCGAGCGCGAGGATCGATCTGCTCTGCGACGGGTTGCCGGTCTTTCCACCGAACTCGAAGACATCACGGATGTCGAGTACCGACAGCTCCGCCTCGAAAAAGTAATCCTGATCGGCCTTTGGGGTGAAAACACGCTGCTAGATGCTGAAAATTCTCTTCGCGAGCTTGCAGCGCTCGCCGAAACTGCAGGTGCAACGGTTCTTGACGGTCTCCTGCAGCGACGTGCCCACCCAGACCCTGCCACCTATCTGGGAAAGGGTAAGGCACAGGAGCTCAAACAGCTCGTTGCCGCGGCTGGGGCAGACACTGTCATCGCCGACACTGAGCTAGCACCAAGTCAGCGACGTGCACTCGAAGACGTAGTCAATGCCAAGGTGATTGATCGGACCGCAGTTATTCTCGACATCTTTGCCCAGCACGCCAAGAGCCGTGAGGGTAAAGCTCAGGTAGAACTTGCTCAGCTTGAGTACCTACTGCCGCGCCTTCGAGGCTGGGGTGAGTCGATGTCGCGTCAGGCCGGTGGTCAGGCTGCCGGTGGCGTTGGTATGGGTTCACGCGGACCCGGCGAAACAAAGATTGAGCTCGATCGTCGAAGAATCAATACCCGGATGGCCAAACTTCGCAAGCAAATTATTGCGATGAAGCCAGCGCGCGAAACAAAAAGGGCTAATCGAAAAAAGAATGCTGTGCCAGCCGTGGCAATCGCGGGCTACACCAACGCGGGTAAGTCATCGCTACTCAACCGCATGACCCAGGCCGGTGTTTTGGTTCAGAACGCACTGTTTGCAACCCTTGACCCAACCGTCCGTAAGGCAAAAACTCCCGACGGCCGAGACTTTACTTTTGCCGACACAGTGGGCTTTGTTCGCAACCTGCCGCACCAACTTGTCGAAGCCTTCCGGTCCACCCTCGAAGAAATCGCCGACAGCGACCTAATCGTTCACGTTGTTGATGCCTCGCACCCCGATCCTGCGGGTCAAATCGCCACGGTGCGTGACGTTATCGGTGAGGTTGGGGCCCGAGGGATTCCGGAACTTATCGTCTTTAACAAGATCGACCTAGCTGATGAAACTCAACGTATGGCTCTACGCGGTATGGAGCCTGCCTCGATCGGGGTTTCTGCTCGTACCGGTGAAGGAATCGAAGAGCTCATGCAGGTCATCGCCGACTTGCTGCCTGAGCCAAATGTGGAGATTGCCGTTTTGATTCCATACAACCGTGGTGATTTGGTATCCAAGCTGCACCTGAATAGTCGAATCATGATGCTTGACTATCGCGAAGGTGGCACTTTTGTTCGGGCAATGGTTAAACCAGAAACGGCAGCCGAACTTGCCGACTACCGTTTGGTGATTTGA
- the lexA gene encoding transcriptional repressor LexA, translating into MEEKRSTRRASSLSPMQERILQAIQRSKAERGYVPSMREIGEEVGLASPASVSHQLNQLELAGYISRDPKRPRTIDVLIELPGWEGQSSESSENATPIGDAAMVPMVGQIAAGTAITAEQNVEEIFPLPRQLVGKGDLFLLKVKGESMIDAAICDGDWVVVRQQQNAENGDIVAALLEDEATVKTFKQQDGHTWLLPRNSEFAPILGDHAVIMGKVVAVLRSV; encoded by the coding sequence ATGGAAGAAAAGCGCTCCACGAGACGTGCATCCAGCTTGAGCCCAATGCAGGAGAGAATTCTGCAGGCTATTCAACGATCTAAGGCTGAACGTGGTTACGTGCCAAGCATGCGCGAAATCGGTGAAGAAGTTGGGCTGGCCTCACCTGCCAGCGTTAGTCACCAGTTGAATCAACTTGAACTTGCCGGCTACATCAGCCGAGACCCTAAGCGCCCTCGCACAATTGACGTCTTGATCGAACTGCCGGGCTGGGAGGGACAAAGCTCCGAAAGCAGCGAAAACGCAACCCCGATCGGCGATGCGGCCATGGTTCCGATGGTCGGTCAAATTGCGGCTGGTACCGCAATCACCGCCGAGCAGAACGTTGAGGAGATTTTCCCCCTCCCCCGACAGCTAGTCGGAAAGGGAGATTTGTTCCTATTGAAAGTAAAAGGCGAGTCGATGATTGACGCAGCAATTTGCGATGGCGACTGGGTAGTTGTGCGCCAACAGCAGAATGCCGAAAACGGAGACATCGTTGCGGCCCTGCTAGAGGACGAGGCCACAGTAAAGACCTTCAAGCAGCAGGACGGCCACACTTGGCTGTTGCCTAGGAACTCAGAATTTGCACCAATTCTTGGCGACCATGCAGTAATCATGGGCAAAGTTGTTGCGGTTCTCCGCTCGGTCTAA
- a CDS encoding histidinol-phosphate transaminase produces MANLEDLPLRSDLQGRKPYGAPQLSVPVALNVNENTHRIPEDVAVDIIGRLAAAVLDINRYPDREFTALRQALADYLDADLAVENIWAANGSNEVLQHIFQAFGGPGRKALGFNPTYSMYGLIAQGTGTDYVDYPRLDRYELTPEHIRSAILAERPNIVMLCSPNNPTGTPLSLSCVEAAYDAVSEATGGIVVVDEAYAEFGGVTEVSAVSLLPGRERLLISRTMSKAFAFAGARVGYLAADPAVVDALRLVRLPYHLSAFTQAAAEGALAHSETMLATVDDIRYQRDRIVIELKDMGLDPFRSDANFVLFGGLEDSNAVFEALLAKGVLIRNVGIPGTLRVSAGTEAETTAFLEALREVLAK; encoded by the coding sequence GTGGCTAATCTAGAAGACCTTCCCCTACGCAGTGACCTACAAGGGCGCAAACCCTACGGTGCACCTCAACTTTCCGTTCCTGTTGCGCTAAACGTGAACGAGAACACACACCGTATTCCCGAAGACGTCGCAGTCGACATCATCGGCCGTTTGGCTGCAGCGGTTTTAGACATCAACCGGTATCCAGATCGTGAATTCACTGCACTTCGTCAGGCATTAGCCGATTATCTTGACGCTGACCTAGCAGTCGAAAACATTTGGGCTGCTAACGGTTCAAACGAGGTCCTCCAACACATCTTCCAAGCCTTCGGTGGCCCCGGGCGCAAGGCCCTTGGTTTCAATCCGACCTACTCGATGTACGGCCTAATCGCTCAGGGTACGGGAACCGATTACGTCGATTACCCGCGTCTTGATCGCTACGAACTGACTCCCGAGCACATTCGTAGTGCAATCCTCGCTGAGCGTCCGAACATCGTCATGCTGTGTTCACCAAACAACCCAACCGGTACGCCCCTCAGCCTGAGTTGTGTTGAGGCTGCTTATGACGCTGTCTCAGAGGCAACTGGCGGCATCGTTGTGGTTGACGAAGCCTATGCCGAATTTGGCGGAGTCACCGAGGTTAGCGCTGTAAGCCTCTTGCCTGGTCGTGAACGCCTTCTAATTAGCCGAACCATGTCAAAGGCTTTCGCGTTTGCCGGTGCCCGAGTGGGGTACCTCGCTGCAGACCCGGCTGTCGTGGATGCCCTACGGCTTGTGCGACTGCCGTATCACCTGAGCGCATTTACTCAGGCAGCTGCTGAAGGAGCCCTGGCTCACTCTGAAACAATGCTGGCCACCGTTGACGACATTCGATACCAGCGCGACCGAATCGTCATCGAGCTGAAGGACATGGGGCTAGATCCATTCCGATCCGACGCAAATTTTGTGTTATTCGGAGGGCTCGAGGACTCGAATGCTGTTTTTGAAGCCCTCTTGGCCAAGGGTGTCCTAATTCGCAACGTTGGCATTCCAGGAACCCTTCGAGTATCCGCAGGTACTGAGGCTGAGACCACGGCTTTCCTGGAGGCACTGCGCGAAGTCCTAGCAAAGTAG
- the hisB gene encoding imidazoleglycerol-phosphate dehydratase HisB, with protein MSRSASLQRSTSESSIELTLNLDGTGRADISTSVPFFDHLLTAFAKHSLVDLSVRATGDTHIDVHHTVEDTAIVLGQAIRQALGDKAGIGRYGDATVPLDDALARAVVDVSGRPYLVHTGEPAGFEFHLIGGHFTGSMIRHVFEAISLNAGITVHVTVLDGRDPHHIAEAEFKAFARAFRKAVENDARVVGIPSTKGAL; from the coding sequence ATGAGCCGGTCTGCATCATTGCAGCGCAGCACCTCAGAGTCTTCAATTGAGTTGACGCTCAACCTTGATGGCACTGGTCGCGCGGACATCTCGACTTCTGTCCCGTTCTTTGACCACCTGCTAACCGCATTTGCAAAGCACTCACTCGTCGACCTTTCGGTCCGCGCCACCGGAGATACTCACATCGATGTGCACCACACAGTTGAGGACACCGCGATTGTTTTGGGTCAGGCGATTCGTCAGGCTCTGGGCGACAAGGCTGGTATCGGGCGCTACGGCGACGCGACCGTCCCGCTAGATGACGCACTTGCTCGCGCTGTTGTTGATGTTTCAGGCCGCCCTTACCTCGTTCACACCGGTGAGCCTGCAGGATTTGAATTTCACCTAATTGGTGGGCACTTCACTGGTTCGATGATTCGCCACGTTTTTGAGGCTATTTCTCTAAATGCGGGCATCACGGTGCACGTGACTGTTCTTGACGGCCGCGATCCGCACCACATCGCCGAAGCTGAGTTCAAGGCGTTTGCTCGTGCATTCCGTAAGGCCGTTGAAAACGACGCACGTGTAGTCGGCATTCCTTCTACCAAGGGTGCTTTGTGA
- the hisH gene encoding imidazole glycerol phosphate synthase subunit HisH, giving the protein MIAPRVVVLDYGSGNVHSVAQALEVAGARVELTKDREAVLAADGLVVPGVGAFTAVMEQLNDVKGAELIDRRLVAGKPVLGICVGLQVMFEQGLEHGIETQGLGQWPGIVEKLDAPVLPHMGWNTVQPPAATKLFSGIEQERFYFVHSYGVRNWQMDEQGPLTHPQVTWAEYGCRFIAAVENGPLSATQFHPEKSGQAGIKLLSNWLGTF; this is encoded by the coding sequence GTGATTGCACCCCGCGTAGTCGTTTTAGATTACGGCAGCGGTAACGTCCACTCAGTGGCCCAGGCCTTAGAGGTAGCTGGCGCCCGCGTTGAACTCACTAAAGACCGTGAAGCCGTGCTTGCGGCTGATGGTTTGGTGGTTCCGGGTGTCGGCGCCTTCACTGCCGTTATGGAGCAACTCAATGATGTGAAGGGTGCCGAGCTTATCGACCGCAGATTGGTCGCCGGCAAACCGGTACTTGGAATTTGCGTTGGGCTCCAGGTTATGTTCGAGCAAGGCCTAGAACACGGGATTGAGACCCAAGGCCTCGGGCAGTGGCCAGGAATCGTTGAAAAACTCGACGCACCAGTTCTGCCGCACATGGGTTGGAACACTGTTCAGCCCCCTGCGGCCACCAAATTGTTCAGCGGAATCGAGCAGGAGCGTTTCTACTTCGTTCACTCTTACGGAGTAAGAAACTGGCAGATGGATGAGCAGGGGCCGTTGACCCACCCTCAAGTTACCTGGGCAGAATATGGCTGCCGCTTCATCGCAGCTGTCGAAAATGGTCCGTTGTCGGCCACCCAGTTTCACCCAGAGAAATCCGGGCAAGCGGGCATCAAACTTCTCAGCAATTGGCTGGGCACTTTTTAG
- the priA gene encoding bifunctional 1-(5-phosphoribosyl)-5-((5-phosphoribosylamino)methylideneamino)imidazole-4-carboxamide isomerase/phosphoribosylanthranilate isomerase PriA translates to MANYLELLPAVDVADGKAVRLTQGEAGSETDYGSPLEAAQTWIQAGAEWIHLVDLDAAFGRGDNRAIIRDVVDSASSVKIELSGGIRDDASLEAALEAGATRVNLGTAALENPDWTERVIAKFGDAIAVGLDVRGTTLAARGWTREGGDLWEVLARLEAAGCARYVVTDVTKDGTLRGPNIDLLREVMKRTDKPVVASGGISSLQDIRDLRALVGEGLEGAILGKSLYANKFTLGEALEIANA, encoded by the coding sequence ATGGCTAACTACCTAGAGTTACTTCCAGCTGTCGATGTTGCTGACGGAAAGGCCGTTCGCCTAACCCAGGGTGAAGCAGGTTCAGAGACCGATTACGGCAGCCCACTTGAGGCGGCCCAGACCTGGATCCAGGCTGGCGCTGAGTGGATCCACCTAGTCGATCTAGATGCCGCATTCGGACGTGGCGATAACCGCGCCATCATTCGTGACGTTGTTGACTCGGCTTCATCGGTAAAGATCGAACTCTCCGGTGGTATCCGTGACGATGCTTCCCTTGAGGCGGCCCTCGAGGCTGGCGCAACCCGCGTCAACTTGGGCACAGCAGCTCTAGAAAACCCTGACTGGACCGAGCGCGTCATTGCCAAATTTGGTGATGCAATTGCCGTCGGTCTAGATGTTCGCGGTACCACCCTCGCTGCACGCGGTTGGACTCGCGAGGGCGGCGACCTCTGGGAGGTGCTCGCTCGTCTCGAGGCAGCAGGTTGTGCTCGTTACGTGGTTACCGATGTAACCAAGGACGGCACCCTTCGTGGCCCAAACATAGATTTGCTTCGTGAGGTCATGAAGCGCACCGATAAGCCAGTTGTGGCATCTGGAGGCATCAGCTCACTGCAGGACATCCGTGATTTGCGAGCTTTGGTAGGAGAGGGGCTTGAGGGTGCAATTCTCGGTAAGTCGCTTTACGCCAACAAATTTACGCTCGGAGAAGCACTCGAGATCGCAAACGCCTAG
- a CDS encoding SseB family protein gives MKSHDHEHINTNPLADSAGVPWEGRSFEQNPFSDDDGSARPELILAIAEFQMSGDASKVIAEVSKSRLLIPLLADLGESGQGAHGQTVDKSADLSIVTVKTPDGETGLPVFSSVTAMSAWNTKARPVPSDAVRVALAAASEGTKRVILDPGSPTEFVIRRPAIEALAKQKAWIPPHLNRELFGAFTAQLGSQPAVRSLNLRSGDLMSRLSGPELVISLEMKPGLAQAELQSVVTQLVNQWSTIPNLGDVVDSMKVEIQQAR, from the coding sequence ATGAAAAGCCACGACCACGAGCACATCAACACCAATCCGCTAGCGGATTCAGCTGGTGTGCCGTGGGAGGGCCGCAGCTTCGAACAAAATCCATTTTCCGACGACGATGGATCCGCGCGACCAGAGCTAATCCTGGCAATTGCTGAATTTCAAATGTCTGGCGATGCGAGCAAGGTAATCGCAGAAGTGTCGAAATCCCGCCTGTTGATTCCACTGTTGGCTGACCTTGGTGAATCAGGTCAGGGTGCGCATGGTCAGACTGTCGACAAAAGTGCCGACCTCTCCATCGTGACGGTTAAGACTCCCGATGGCGAGACCGGGCTTCCGGTGTTCAGCTCGGTAACAGCAATGTCGGCTTGGAATACCAAAGCCCGCCCAGTACCAAGTGATGCAGTGCGGGTCGCGCTGGCTGCTGCGAGCGAAGGCACCAAGCGGGTGATTCTGGATCCGGGTTCACCAACCGAATTTGTAATTAGGCGCCCTGCGATTGAGGCGTTGGCCAAGCAGAAAGCCTGGATTCCTCCGCATCTCAATCGCGAACTCTTTGGGGCGTTCACCGCACAATTGGGAAGTCAGCCAGCTGTTCGTTCGCTGAATCTACGTTCTGGTGACCTCATGTCGAGACTATCGGGGCCTGAATTGGTTATCTCACTCGAAATGAAACCGGGCCTGGCCCAGGCAGAACTGCAGAGTGTTGTGACTCAACTTGTGAATCAGTGGTCCACAATCCCAAACCTTGGTGACGTAGTTGACTCGATGAAGGTTGAGATTCAGCAAGCCCGATAG
- a CDS encoding DUF1844 domain-containing protein encodes MAEFKDVADQVRDIAEVPAVEVITTTAVHLMSAAAVQCGLSEDGSKGDLDEARKLINALAGLVTASAAEIGDHHARPLRDGLRSLQLAFREASAIKDAPGAGPGEKFTGPVN; translated from the coding sequence TTGGCTGAGTTCAAAGATGTTGCTGACCAGGTACGCGATATTGCGGAGGTTCCAGCGGTAGAGGTTATTACCACCACTGCTGTGCACTTGATGAGCGCCGCCGCGGTTCAGTGCGGTTTGAGCGAGGATGGTTCAAAGGGTGACCTGGACGAAGCGCGAAAGCTAATCAATGCTCTAGCAGGTCTAGTTACCGCTTCAGCAGCGGAGATCGGTGACCACCACGCGAGGCCATTGCGCGACGGACTTCGATCGCTTCAGTTGGCTTTCCGAGAGGCTTCGGCAATCAAAGATGCTCCGGGAGCAGGCCCGGGCGAAAAATTCACCGGACCGGTCAACTAG